ACGAGGTGGCCCCAGCGAGACGTCTCGACGTTTGCGGCTTCGAGGAGTCGCTCGCCGACGTAGATGAAGACGAGAGCACCGCCGAACAGCGAGACAAATATCATCAGAATGACGAGCGGGACTGCGACGATGATGCCGATGAGCGTGATGACGAGGAGGATAATAGCGACGATGAACGCCACGAAGATTCCGAGGCCCCAGAGGAACGACGGAATGGGTTCGTCCTCGATGGTGTCGATTACTTTCTCAGTGAAGTCAGGTGCGAGGGCAATCAGCAGTGCGCCGATGATGAGCGTCCCGACGAACGTCCCTGCGGCAGAGATGGTCGACCCAAAGAACCGAGTGAACGCACTGGGGTCTGCCCCCGGCGTAATCGGCGCTTGTTGCAGGACGGTCAGTGTGAACGGGTCCATAGAGGAAAACCTCATCGAGGCAACATAGTGGTTGGCACCGCACTGAGAGTGGTCCAGTGCAGCGATTTGGCCTCGAATCGCTCTGGCCACAGCGTCTGCCCTCCAATTCGAGTTCCGACTCCTCTCCGGTCGTGAGTCGCCTCGTATTGGACACCGTATCGCTCACGACCGCCAGAACGAGCGCCATTCAGTCTGTTAAACCAACGATTTAGGGACGTACAGTCTCAGCCAGATTACAACTCAATACTTAAAGACATATAAAAACCAGACTTAAATGATTGCTATAATGTAAAAAGTCTGGGAAAAAGACTTTTCCATTAACCCGAATATCCGAGGGACAATGGCAAGGAAAGACGCCGACGGATCCGGGCCAAAGGCGATCGAGGGTGATGCAGAGTCACCGGTGGAGGGCGATGCCGCCCCGGACCAGGCGTCAAACGCCCGTTTAGGCGAGTATACGTGGGCCGACTTCCTCGACGAGTACGGGGAAGACGGCGATGTCGAGGCCCTCTATGGCTTCGACCCGCGCACCCGCACAGACACACCGGGTAGTTCACGGTGGGGAAAAGACGAAGAACAAGAGACTCCGGCCCCAGACCGGACAGACTGGGAGAGCGTGACGCTCGACCCAGAGCGCTATCTGGACTTCCACCCGGTCGACGTGGCCGAGTTCGTCGGGAAACGGGGCGCGCACGCGTCAGACATACACGAGCAGTTCGAAGCGTTCTGCGACCCCGAGACGACGCCCGTCGTCAAAGACGAGTGGATGTGGGAGCACTACAAGCGAGAGTACTACTACGAAGACGATGGCTCCCGCCCGCGCGACAGCGACGGCGAAATCGACCGCTTCGACGCCGAAGACGCCCTCGGGTTCGACCCTGACTGTATCGAGAACGCGCTCGCCCGCGCAGGGAAGCGTGCCAAAGAACTCGACGAGGTGGTCGACACTCGAACCGTCGACGTCAACGAAGAACTCGACGAAGACGAGTTCTTCTCCAGTGCAGACGGGACGACGACGCTCGCGAACCGCTACGACCTCGAGAAGGCAGTTCCGATGGAGAAGAAGACGCACTTCCGCGAGGTCGAACGCTACTGGGTGAACAAGCCCTACGCGTTCGTCGTCATCTTCCACTCCGTCAAAGAAAACGAGAAGAAGTACTACGCAGTCGAACCGTACCTGAACCGCATCGAAGACGACTTGACGGAGTTCCTCACGAGCAAACTCCGGAACGCGATCAAATACAGCGACGAGAGCGTCGTTCAGGGTGGGAAAGACAACCGCGGGAACGTCATCGAAGCCCAGACGTACGAACTGCTGTCCCGATACGACCTCTACGACCAACCCGCGCCAGCCGCACTCACAACTGACGAGACGGACGACTCGCCGGGACTCGCAGACCGGCTCGGACTTGGTGGACTGTTCGGTGGCAGCGACGAATCCGCTGGGAAGACGAACACGGTGACGACCGATGGAGGCAGTTCCTCCTTCTTCGGTGGCGTAGCGTCACGACTCGGACTGGGAGGTGCCGCCGGAGGGCGCACGAAAGACAGCGACGACACCCCAATCGGCGGAATCGAGGGAATCGCTGCCCGACCGGAGTCTGCCGTCCTCGACGACGACGAAGCAGACCTGAACGACTACCAAGTCCAGAAGTTACAGTACTACCTCAGGCGTGACTTCATCGGCTACGAGCGCATCGACGGCATCAAACACGACATCAACGTCGAGGACATCTCGTGTGACGGGTACAACTCGCCGGTGTTCGTCTACCACTCCGACTACGAACAGATTATCTCGAACATCTACCACGGCGAGGGTGAACTCGACGACTTCGTCGTCAAACTCGCACAGCGCTCCGGGAAGGGTATCTCGAAACGTCGGCCACAGGTCGACGCGACGCTCCCCGACGGGTCACGTGCACAACTCACCCTCGGCCGCGAGGTGTCCGACCACGGGACGAACTACACCATCCGTCAGTTCAAGGACGTTCCATTCACTCCAATCGACCTCATCAACTGGTCGACATTCTCGCTGGAGGAGATGGCGTTCCTGTGGCTCTGTATCGAGAACGACAAGAGTCTCATCTTCGCCGGTGGTACTGCGTCCGGGAAGACGACGTCGTTGAACGCTGTCTCTCTCTTCATCCCGTCGAACACCAAAATCGTCTCCATCGAGGACACGCGTGAGGTGGAGCTTCCACAGCGGAACTGGATTGCGTCCGTCACTCGCCCCTCGTTCGCAGACGACGACAAAGGTGACGTCGACGAGTTCGACCTGCTCGAAGCGGCACTGCGTCAACGTCCAGACTACATCGTCATGGGTGAGATTCGTGGTGAGGAGGGTCGGACCCTCTTCCAGGTCATGTCCACGGGTCACACCACGTACACGACGTTCCACGCCGACTCTGTGGGCGAAGTCCTCAAGCGCTTCACGACGGCACCCATCAACGTCTCGAAGACGATGTTCTCCGCCCTCGACCTCGTGTCGATTCAGACGTCGACGCGGGTCGATGGCAACAAGGTGCGCCGGAACAAGTCGCTCACCGAAATCAACCACTACGACCCCGAGAACGACGAAATCAACGTTCAGGACGTCTACCAGTGGCAAGCGGAGACCGACGAGTTCCTCGAGATGGGGTCGTCGAACACGATCGAAGAGATAAAGTTCGACCGCGGGTGGGACCACGAGACACTCGAACTCGAGATTTTCAAACGAGAGGTCGTCCTCGCGTACCTCATCGACCGCGGCCTCAACACGTACACGCAGGTCGCAGCGACGTTCCAGGCGTTCATCAACGACCAGGACACCATCATCGGTCTGATGGCGACCGACGACCTCGAACGCAGTCTCGAAGACCTCCGCGAGATGGAGTCGGTCCTCATCGACATCGACCCCGAGAGTGAGGCGATGGTCCCGCGACCGGACCCACCGGAACACGTCAGAGAACTCGCCAAGGAGATTCTCCGCCGTGCCGAAGAAGAACTGTTCCCCGACTACCGTGACCGCGACGTCGGTGAAGTCGCGGAAGCACTCGGGCACATGCGGCAGGAACCGGACGTCGAAGCGACGCCCGGCGAGCGAGACGAACTCGACTCCATCGAAGAAGCGACGAGCGACCCCGCGCTCGACGAAGGGTCCGCGCGGTCTGAACTCGACTCGGGTGACGAGACGCCCGAACTCGAAGGAGACGACGGCCCATCTTCGCTGGATGGCGAAGAAGCGGCCCCGGCGCTCGAAGCAG
The genomic region above belongs to Haloferax marinisediminis and contains:
- a CDS encoding type II/IV secretion system ATPase subunit encodes the protein MARKDADGSGPKAIEGDAESPVEGDAAPDQASNARLGEYTWADFLDEYGEDGDVEALYGFDPRTRTDTPGSSRWGKDEEQETPAPDRTDWESVTLDPERYLDFHPVDVAEFVGKRGAHASDIHEQFEAFCDPETTPVVKDEWMWEHYKREYYYEDDGSRPRDSDGEIDRFDAEDALGFDPDCIENALARAGKRAKELDEVVDTRTVDVNEELDEDEFFSSADGTTTLANRYDLEKAVPMEKKTHFREVERYWVNKPYAFVVIFHSVKENEKKYYAVEPYLNRIEDDLTEFLTSKLRNAIKYSDESVVQGGKDNRGNVIEAQTYELLSRYDLYDQPAPAALTTDETDDSPGLADRLGLGGLFGGSDESAGKTNTVTTDGGSSSFFGGVASRLGLGGAAGGRTKDSDDTPIGGIEGIAARPESAVLDDDEADLNDYQVQKLQYYLRRDFIGYERIDGIKHDINVEDISCDGYNSPVFVYHSDYEQIISNIYHGEGELDDFVVKLAQRSGKGISKRRPQVDATLPDGSRAQLTLGREVSDHGTNYTIRQFKDVPFTPIDLINWSTFSLEEMAFLWLCIENDKSLIFAGGTASGKTTSLNAVSLFIPSNTKIVSIEDTREVELPQRNWIASVTRPSFADDDKGDVDEFDLLEAALRQRPDYIVMGEIRGEEGRTLFQVMSTGHTTYTTFHADSVGEVLKRFTTAPINVSKTMFSALDLVSIQTSTRVDGNKVRRNKSLTEINHYDPENDEINVQDVYQWQAETDEFLEMGSSNTIEEIKFDRGWDHETLELEIFKREVVLAYLIDRGLNTYTQVAATFQAFINDQDTIIGLMATDDLERSLEDLREMESVLIDIDPESEAMVPRPDPPEHVRELAKEILRRAEEELFPDYRDRDVGEVAEALGHMRQEPDVEATPGERDELDSIEEATSDPALDEGSARSELDSGDETPELEGDDGPSSLDGEEAAPALEAAMEDADESDDVQSRKDAATDLWESLLEADVEGEPNDFGFDEEGEPTFPDPNEDDIDLEDFFGAFGIEEPGDADQSSDEAEAEDSDDDELWGGFKAAETDTPDEEKTESQSVESDEDD